The genome window TGAGGTCAACATGTGGTTCACTCCCCACAGTGGTGCTGACTTTTACCACAACAAACCCAGTGAAAAcgcacatgggggggggggggagaaaactcCCTGAAAACACGCCGCGTCGTTGTCAGATgtcaatagttttttttccttttcgcCGCTGGACAAAAGCGAAGCCTGCATAACGTTTGTGTGGTCGGCTGTTGTGAGAGTGAAATGTCTGTGGTCGGCGACGCGGTGACTCACAGGGAACATTCTCACCACGACGGCTTTTACTCCcccgctggaaaaaaaaaagaagaaaaaaaaaaagggggtcaaCGTTTTGATTCGTGACTCTGGAGGCCGGAGACGTTGCTCGCGGCTGAACGCGGCAAACGGGGTGTTTACGGGCAATGACAAGACGCGCGCGTCACGCGTGGAGGTCACTTTGGTGCGACGTGCCCGCTCACTCAAATGTTGATCTTCTTCCTCGGCAGCTTCCCGAATTCCACAGTGACTCACACCGCTTGTTCTCCAAGCAAAACAGACGAGCACTTTGTTGCTTGTGATCGAAGAGAGGGACGCGATGGGTGCTTTTATCTGGGAATGGAACGATTCGTCCAAACTGGGGCCGGTACTTCCGTGTTATTTTTGGAAGCCCGGTGTCACTCGTTGGGGGCAACTTATCTTCGCTCAGATATTCTCTGGGTTCTCCTCCCTTTCCGCACAAAAGTTCTGGAGTGTCCAAGGCTCTCTGTgctttttccttcctccctctaatACGACGGGATTTTCCTGTAAATGTCAGATCGGGAGGGTGTGATTCCCTGACGCGGGGTCGTACCAGTAAACAGCGTGACTCACTGCTCAGCTATGCGCTCCGTTTCCTTCTCATGAGATCCCACCAAATATGCTGCGCTGGGGgaaagagcagagggaagccGTCTGCAGACAAacctatacccccccccccccctcctcctccaggagagaAGCAAGAGCTTTCTCAGAGAAGTGCACCCCGGGCTCTGCAGGCATCACATCTGCTTTGTGCTGAAGACGAGAAGGTGGACACGGGTGGACAGGCCAGCAGTGCATTCATCGCCTGCAGCAGCACCCTTTGCCCCCTTCGGGCACCAGCAGGCCGTGGACATGATGCTAAACTATACGCTGATTTGTGcacatgtaaaaaatgattcatCCTCCAAAAGACGCCCTTGAGAGGCTCACTTAGTCTTCAAAGCGTCGCGCGCACACCCCAAAGGAACAAAGTGGCGCACAGAAATACCAGAGAACAATCTGCTCTACGCATCACATGAGACACGCAACCGTAACCATGAAATGTGTGCACGGCACCACGGTGGCCAGTCAGGATCCTGTGATGAAACGTAGGGATATtgaatttttcttttcttgcggGCGTGTGCCCACAGGCTTCCTTTCACCGGTTTGGGCAAGTGGAAGATGCGCAAAAGCTTCTGAATTCCGGGGCATTTTGCAAATATTGCACAGCCGTTGTTTTACAAGTGGggctgtcgccccccccccccccccccccccccacatttagCAGAGTGCGTCGCGGGACATATTTAGACGGACTGTTCCTTCTTCGGTGAACACTGTTGTGCATGTGAGCTTTGCACATGTGTGCTCACTCACAGAtgcggtttgtttttttgtcttccatcTGTGGCTGTTCTTTGAGGTATTTTCCCAGACTCCTTTTCCCGCTGTTACGAAAAACCCTGCAACAAGTTGTTTTTGACTACAGTGAGAAGCCACgctttgttttatatatatatatataaaaaaaaaaaggcaaaaccgTAAAGAGCAGCTTTGGCTGTTTGATATAAttgctgtttttcattttttgaggaCGCTTTTGCATCTTGATCCGAACAAACATTGTCTCCGTCTCTGCGACTTTCACAAAACATAAGCACATGTTTAAAGAACGTCAGGGAAAATACCTGGCATCTTGGTCCAAGCTGGGGGCCCCTTGTATGAAGAGAAggaggcccccccccaccaattTCCCATGATCTTTTCAAGGAATATACCCCGGGACCCCCTCTGATGCAATGCCGCTTACATCAGGCTGCTTGTGTTGTTGACACACttcacttcttcatcttcatgtCATGATTTTGAAACCGTCATTTTTTggaaaagttttctttttcttgtgcaATATTGTTAATTACATCGCAGAGGGAGGCAGATGTTCCCTCAACGCCTAAACATGAGTTTATTCGGCGCCGGCTCCACAATTCtctctttgcttttggtgtTTTTGTCCCAAGCAGATTCGCCTCATTCTGTAGGCGGCACCGTTGAACCGCGTATGGAACATCATAAGAACACGAATGACGCTCGGGTCACATCAAAGGCCGATGGCTGGAACATTGTCTTctgtgtgtcctttttttttttaaattaggaGCTGTAAATCAACCTGCATCAGCAACGCAGCCACAGGACATTAAAGCACGATAAACAGCCGCACCCAGAGTACGTCTCCACACGCGAGCTGCGGCCGACGGGACAGCTGCGAGTATTTACCCGCTTATTGAAGTATCACTTGTCGCTCGCTCGCTTGAATTGTTTAGTTGGCAGAATTTTGTGTCATCACCGTGGGCTAAATATACCCGCCAGAGTTAAATAAGGGCATAGAGCAAGCTCAGGAAAGCCCGGCGTAAGAGGATCCAGCCAGCGAGACGCGGGCCCAAATCCACAGACTACATTGTCTCACAGCAGGAATACATCAGTGACTATAAAGGAAAGTATTTCTCTGTGACACTCTATCTCCAGGAATGTTCCACATGCATATCTGCCGCCCGGTAAAGTTCAGCATGCCGGTGGTCCGTTTTAACACGGGATTAGGAGGGCCGAGTGGACACAGGACATCTAATTAGGGGTGTGAACGGCGCACGTTGCGTCAAGATTTCAGGGtggagcaggacaaagacacagaTTGATTGACGCGAGATGCTTTTCAGCAGAAGCGGTTATCAATGGGACTTGTTTACCCTTTTTGGTGGCCATGTGACTCACACTCCCACACCCATTTGCAGGGCGTTTCCATGGCAGCAGTGGCGCATGGAACACTGAGCTCGTAGTCAGCCTGGTCCGCGGGTCCTGAAATGGAGccttgtgtgggggggggcagcgggtcTCTCACAGGAGCACAGCTCAGCGCTCTCGCTTATTTTGGGCCGAGGCAGCAGACACTGCAACAAGTACAGAGAGGTTCCTCtgcggagagagggagggagagagagggagagagagggagagggagaggctgTGGTGAGAGGCGGTCTGGTCCTGACGTCGCTCCGTGCCGGGGCGTTGATACGGGCCCTCGGCCGCTCATCGCTAATGTTGCCGCGCTGTTCTCAGCTGGCATCACTTGCCCCGTCACGCAAACATAAATGTTGACACGTGACGCGACCCTGGAAGGTTGTTGATCTGTCTTTAAAAGGAATTTCTGGGAGGAGTATTAATCCTACGCCTATTGTGTTTCAAGGCCGAGTATCCTCAAATACAAGGGAAGTATACACGTATTCtctaatagacacagaataaaaTCTCCTTTCGGTGATCTAGAATAACATATTATATTGTAAGCTTATACTGTaagcttttcatttcaaatgtcaaataaatgtagtgGATTGAAACGTACGATGATTCCACGTTAAGCGCATAAtacgtttgtgtatttgtttcttCTGTCCACTTCTCAGTGAACCTTCTGTGAGATTCTGGCCAGTTGTCTGCAAGCAGGGGATGACGACTCACTTCAAGACGAGCAAAGCTTTAAAGGTAAGCGAGGGGATTCTGAGAGACGTGCACGTTGCCGACAGTCACGCCGGTTCTTCACCCTCTGCCCGTCGCCCCACCCCGCAGGTCAAGAAGGAGGTGGGTGAGAATGCCACGGTGGTCAGCGACGACGAGCTGGTGGCCATGTCCGTGCGGGAGCTCAACCTGCACCTGCGCGGGCTGACCAAGGACGACGTGGCCAAGCTGAAGCAGCGGCGGCGGACCCTGAAGAACCGCGGCTACGCCGCCAGCTGCCGCATCAAGCGCCTCAcccagaaggaggagctggagaagcagaagaCGGAGCTGCAGCGCGAGGTCGACAAGCTGGCCCGCGAGAACGCCAGCATGAAGCTGGAGCTGGACGCGCTGCGGGCCAAGTACGAGGCCCTGCAGTGCTTCGCCCGCTCCGTGACCCGCGGGCCGCTCTCGCCGGGCAAGGTGGCCGCCACCAGCGTCATCACCATCGTCAAGTCGTCCAGCCGCGGCAGCCCCAGCCCCAGCCCGTTCTCCACCCTGTCCTAGTGGTGACAGGACTGGGCCCTTGTTCTCCTGCCCGGTCCTTCCCGGTTCCGACCCACTCATCCCGCACCGAGAGGACGCCCAGTGGTTAGGCTGAGGGATGCAAATGGGCGGTTAGCTCTTCTGCAACTCCCGTCTCTCTCACCGTGCGCTGTGCAAACGGGCCCgcgccgcccgcccgcccgcccgccacCCCAGCACCGATTACTGGGCCTCTGTGACCCCGTCCGACCTGACTGTTGGTAAAGATTTGCTCATTGCGCCAGTTTGAAATCCCCCGAGAGGTTTAGCAGTACGTACGCGACCGTCAAGCCGATGccaaatgacattttttgcCTTCCAAGCCGTTGCCTTAACGTGATTTTTATACTTGTTGTAGTtggacacagaggacagagaggacgtGTTGTTCCAGCTTTGAGGTCAGGTGGGCGCCTCTGCGTGGACACAGTCGCCAGTGGTCTCCAACCATTTGCCTTTCAAGAGCCAGCCGAACCGCGCAGATGTTTTCGGTGATTAGCCGCTGAGCAGTAAAGTCACCTGTTGACGTGTTTGATTTGGACGCGTGCCCCCTTTTTGTCGCGCGTTTTGGAGAGCGCTGCACTGTTGTGGTTTGAGGTCTGGCCGGCGTCTCTTTCGGGATCTGTTGTTTACGCTGCTGTCGTCCGTCTCGGCCAAATTTAGGAGTTTTGACGCAACGTGTTTGAGAAGTTTGGAAACTCAATTGTTCAGCTGAAATGTGTCTGCAAGCCTTTGCCGGACTTGTGGAATATTAAAAAAGGGGCTAAAGAAATGTTGGGTACAGTTAAATCGCTTAAGACACGGGAGGTTCTGCTGTGGTTCTGTTTGTAGCTTCGTGGCCCATCGACAGGAGATCTTATTCACAACTTCTGctgtaatattttaaaatgtaaaacaggGGAACACTTGTTTTCTACAGATTTGAAATGCTATTTGACCAAACATCAGATGTCGGAAGAGCACGATGTAGAATCGTAAAAagggtcattttttttttggattcaGCAGTAAAGCACTTAAAGGCAACTGTTAAGATGCAGCAGAAAGTAAGCAATTCACCAGGCAACTGATTCCTAGAATTCCTAGAAATCTGACAGAAGCCATTCTTGGGTATCTGAAGTCCGCTGGGCTCGATTGCGCGCCGATGATTAAACGTGGTGTGACCTACTGCCGCAGCGCTTACCGGGTTCTGTTCCGCCTCTTTCCTTTACACGCAACTCACGGGTAGGTAATCCATATTGGATATAGTGATGGTGAGAGTGTTCCTTTACAAGTGAAATGCAATCCAACTTTCTTCCTGTATATTACAGATTATCGCCGTGATAAAGCTCCCGCTGCCTCCTTTGTCACATCACATAGAGAACTCCGTCCAAATAGAAATCATTCCTACTGCTGGGTCACAAGgagtgcagctgctgcagctgcagtagCTGGTGTAGCTGGTGcaggtggtgcaggtggtgTAGCTGCAGTAGCTGGTGCAGGTGGTGTAGCTGCAGTAGCTGGTGCAGGTGGTGTAGCTGCAGTAGCTGGTGCAGCTGGGGTCAGTAAACCTGAAACAGTAGCCGTTGGCCGCGCTTTTGAAAACACTCTTCTGCAAGAGGCCGTCCTCTAAAAACGGGGATGTCACGGCATCTAAGCGCAGCAAACGTCGTCCTCCTGTTGTGCGGTTTGAGATATCTGAATATGAAATTCACTTAAAACCAAACTGTTCTTACCGAGGATCCACCCAGTCAATAGATTGTTCATTTGGGGATTTCGTCTGGGCTGAGAGGACATGAGTTCTGTTCCATGGCTGCAAAGAACAGTTTGCTGCTGTAAAACCTGctgtgattgttttgtttttttaagcagaGGCAATGCTGTGTtcttactttttgtattttcacttTGTTTCTACGTTGATACACCCGAAGTCCTTTCCTGATACTTAGTTTTGTATGCATATgcagtataatatatatatatataaaagattTTCTATATTTGTCTTTGACTATCCTGGAATTGGTGCGATTATGTAATCGTTCTTAATCAATCAATCTAGGTTGACGCCGACCCCTTTTCTGAATAAGTTGTGTTCACATTTACAATGAGAGAATCGTTAATGACTTTAATCCTATTTGTGTCGTTGGAGAAGTGCAGACCGACTAGTTACATACAGGCTGCAACTGATTATGTCCAGAATCAGAGTTAGTAAAGCGCATGTCATCTTAGCTCCATTAGCTGAAGAATAAATGATTACTAACTAAGGATAATATACTTTTCTCAAAATGCCAATTGTTTCAATTTAATGTAAAGAAACCGTACCAAAAAAATAATTCCTACGCTGCTAAAAAAACTGTCCACCAGGGCCTCTTTGTGTTGAGGCTAAATGAACATATAGATACAAATGACATGTTCAAACAAGTCAATTTACAAGACGAGACGCGCTGAAGCGTTTTGTGACAAGCGTCACAGTGACCTCCTGTGGTAGTTCACCAACAAAACTCTACAGCAGCAGCCAACGGTTCATTTTAGCACACATTACTGTATTAGGATCCAAAGTTGATGCTTATAGGCAGTACATCTTAAAAAGGAACATTAGAAACTCTAGCAAGTACATTTCCGTACCtttataaaaagacaaaacctcTCCAGGTGAATTAAGTTCTTTGTTGCTAATCCTTCATCTGGTGTGATCCGACACAGGTCCATTCAAGCTCTCAACGCATGTTGCTctagtttattttaataattcactTTTTCTACAAGCCACTTTTTGCTGAAATAAAGGCAGACCTGTACATAATTTGAGTGAGCCttctgtataaatatatatatatatatatgggtgaGAGGAGGTAGAAAGGTTGCAGACATGGATGCGTCCTTCTTCCTACAGTTACTGTTACACGATGCCAAGCTGAGCTGTAGTGGAACCGTTCAAATGCATCAGTGGTTATTTTACATGTTTGTCAACCGGAAATGTGCTCAAGttttaatgtaaaaagccatCAATCCATGTCTGTGGTTAAATGAGATGTCACACACGAGGTCAGCCAGTCCAACAAGCTTCAGTAGTTAAGAGGCTTCTGCTATAAATTCATAAGAAGCTACATGATAGAAAGACTGTATATAGATGATGATGGGGGTGAAAACCAGGAAATCTTTGTATTTCTGATGTTAATGGGTTTTCTTTGTCATGGTCTCAAAACAACGTTGAGGCCAAACAAGGTCAGAAATAAGGCAGCAAAGAGTTTGTACCCATAACAAAGTCATCACTCTGCTcatatgtattttatatttatttcattgaatTGTGTAactttataaaaaagaaaaaacacctaaATTATTCTTGgttttacattcatttatttacatgaTTTCTTGATGAACTGCCCTCATGTACAAATAAAGTCTATTTGTTTCTACTCTGATCTGCAGAATAGTAAATTATTCCTATAAAACGAGTCCGCTTCAGATAAAGCTGTAATCCTCATTCAGAAGTGCAGATTAATTTATTTCAAGTTACCAACAGAAATAGGACCAAGATACACAAGTCAATTATATCTATGCACCCAATTCAATTGATTTCTTCTTTCCCAGAAAGACGGCTGTAATTGGCACAGGAAGATAGGACGTTTCACACAACCTTTGACTTAATACAAAAGTGGTCTCCAATAGTTTACCAGAAAAACGATGTCCGCCATGTCACATAAATAGAGATAAGTTCtaaaaaacacagcaggagaagaaactgCAAAGTCTCAACTCACACAGATATGTTGCGTGGCTCTGAATTACACAAACTACacatattattaaattaaattatttaaaactcATCATCCAAACCGGTATCTTTTTATATGAACAGAACATATGAATTACTGAGAATACACCAATCAAATTCTGCATATATTTCATAATGGCTGGAACATGGAATTATAACATAAATAGCCACGTGAACACGTCAAACAAAAAGAATGTGCAGACGAACCCATTTACAGTAATTCAGAAGCAAAAGATTAATTGTTAGCGTCTTTTGAACAGCAGTCTACTTGTGCTGAATCACACTGCTGAGCGGCGTGGAACTCCCGCTTTGGGGGAGACCGGCTGATCCAATTTGTCCACGCTACGGAAAACGCCAAAGGAGTGTGACGTGGCTGCTTTCCAGCCGTGCAGAGGAACGCTCAGCAAACGCTTCAAAGAAAGAAGATGCGGATGAAGCGGTGGCCCCTAAAGTGTCGTTCCCAGCCATCGCTGGTGTCCCCGCTTCCATCCTGCAGTCACACATCAATCATTTCCCCCGGGAAACGGACACGAATGGGAGGGAACGCACCTCAGACGCCCAGAGAACGAGTACGGACAATATGGATCGAGCAGAATCAGGGACGGTGCAGAATAGCAGCTAAACTCAAAGCAAATGCAAAGCTCCAGATGTGTGTGATACGGTGAAGATCACTACTGCAGAGATGAAGACATGAGTTCTTTGGTCATTGAGGTCCATTTAGAAAACTACTGTTAATTCCATCCACCGCTTGCTGCCTAAATGATCTATTAAAAACCGGACCGAAGGGAGCAATCCATCTTAAAATACTGGGGCAATGAAACACCTGGAGTCAATCCAGCTCTTTGCAATGTGCGATACAGCTGTTtccccgggggaggggggggggggggggggggggggggggtcagagaagTGGGTGGCAAGGACCCAAACACCTGGATCTTGCCAGGAAAACAGAAGCAAAAACTGGCTACAACTCATCGTCAGAGGTGATCAGCATGATCTTGTCGGACTTGCGGGAGCTCTTGTTGCCCGTGGCCACCTTTCCGTTTGCACTGGGCTGGACCACCTCCTGTGTGGACTGCTGGGTGTACTGCTGGTAGGCCGGGGAGAAGTTATGGATCGCATCCTGCACCATGTCGCCCGGGTTAATGGTCTCCTTCAGGCCGCTGGAGATGCTGTGCATCGGAGGGCTGTTTTCTGTAGGGACGACATTAGGAACAAGGGAGGTTGGAAACAAAGAAGAATTATTTCACCTGCAGCTTTCGGTTTCAGGGTCACTGGCAGTGTGGTCTAGACGGGCCGGTGAAGGTGGCAGAGAGACGGGCGAGGTGGGAGGGAGGCTGTCCGGGCCGGTGAGGCACGGCTGACTGAGTTTTGACTGAGAGAGAAAGGGCTGAAGCGAGCGGAGGAACGGTCAACCAGAAGTGAGGCGGCGTCTGCGGTCACGCGCATCAACGCCGGAGGGCGGCTTGTGCACCGGCGGAAGCTTACCCTGCACGTCGTCCTTCTTCTCCTGGTAGACGGTGCAGGTGAAGGCGTATCGGAGGGCGATGGCAGCGAAGAACATTTCGATGCACGTGATGAAGTTCTGCCAGCCCGCCGCCACGGTGCCGGCGCCGACCATTTGCCCGTCGATGTAGAGCGCTTTGGGTATGACGCGGCAGCGCTCCAGGATGGCCAGGACCATTCCTGCAGAGgcagattttcattcatttttttaaatcaggcaGGATGTATTTTTATAAATCTAAAACGCAAACGAGTGCACTCACCTTGCCAGAAGGACAAGAAGATGACCGATTTGATGGTGAGGAATTTGAGCACCGGCTCGTACGGCCTGAGCAGGTCGCTTGTtgcgaagaagaagaggaagagggcgtAGAGCGACAGGCTGACGGAGAAGTTGTAGATGATGGTGATGTATAGGTATCCTCCATTTATGctgcaaagaaaaccaaatacttttttacaaatttacaacCACA of Gasterosteus aculeatus chromosome 11, fGasAcu3.hap1.1, whole genome shotgun sequence contains these proteins:
- the mafk gene encoding transcription factor MafK isoform X1, with the protein product MNGGGGHEESVTWALAEAERGMLVHCCCFESASVRGAAAARPAASTHCVEVSASGQRAARAGNPLRRLLRTTVHQHPRPQSEPSVRFWPVVCKQGMTTHFKTSKALKVKKEVGENATVVSDDELVAMSVRELNLHLRGLTKDDVAKLKQRRRTLKNRGYAASCRIKRLTQKEELEKQKTELQREVDKLARENASMKLELDALRAKYEALQCFARSVTRGPLSPGKVAATSVITIVKSSSRGSPSPSPFSTLS
- the mafk gene encoding transcription factor MafK isoform X2, producing MTTHFKTSKALKVKKEVGENATVVSDDELVAMSVRELNLHLRGLTKDDVAKLKQRRRTLKNRGYAASCRIKRLTQKEELEKQKTELQREVDKLARENASMKLELDALRAKYEALQCFARSVTRGPLSPGKVAATSVITIVKSSSRGSPSPSPFSTLS